Proteins from one Rhinoraja longicauda isolate Sanriku21f chromosome 41, sRhiLon1.1, whole genome shotgun sequence genomic window:
- the LOC144611875 gene encoding histone H2AX-like — protein MSGRGKTGGKARAKAKSRSSRAGLQFPVGRVHRLLRKGNYGERVGAGAPVYLAAVLEYLTAEILELAGNAARDNKKSRIIPRHLQLAVRNDEELNKLLGGVTIAQGGVLPNIQAVLLPKKTGGANK, from the coding sequence ATGTCTGGACGAGGAAAAACCGGTGGCAAAGCTCGGGCCAAGGCCAAGTCCCGCTCATCCCGGGCCGGGCTGCAGTTCCCGGTGGGCCGTGTCCACAGGCTCCTGAGAAAAGGCAACTATGGTGAGCGGGTGGGTGCCGGAGCCCCGGTCTATCTGGCTGCTGTACTCGAGTATCTGACGGCTGAAATCCTGGAACTGGCCGGCAACGCGGCCCGGGACAACAAGAAGTCCCGTATCATCCCCAGACACCTACAGCTGGCCGTCCGCAACGACGAGGAGCTCAACAAACTACTGGGAGGGGTGACCATCGCTCAGGGCGGGGTGCTGCCCAATATCCAGGCCGTGCTTTTGCCCAAGAAAACCGGTGGAGCCAACAAGTAA